The following proteins are co-located in the Triticum aestivum cultivar Chinese Spring chromosome 1A, IWGSC CS RefSeq v2.1, whole genome shotgun sequence genome:
- the LOC123063811 gene encoding anthocyanidin 5,3-O-glucosyltransferase-like yields the protein MANTVILYPGLTVSHFVPMVHLAGALLDHGYAVSVALIDPAVNGDPAFRAVVARAVASMPSLRFRTLPPFEDAPTLTPDAPFIPRYLDIVGRHNDRLRDFLRSFARGVHAVVVDSLSVGALGIAKRLGIPGYVMFTSGAAALAAFVQLPSVLAEVRTRFQELGDAPLELFGLPPMPASHLLGELLEDPESDTYKAAVTALYGIPEGDGILVNTFETLDAGVVAALGDPRCLPGRIMPPVYCVGPLVGGVGSEAKDRHECLTWLDGQPDGSVVFLCFGSGGSHSAEQLKEIAVGLENSGHQFLWVVGNPFNDDQDLDALLPNGFLARTRGRGRAVKQWAPQAEVLRHRATGAFVTHCGWNSVLEGVTAGVPMLCWPLYAEQKMNTLRMVGEMGVAAEMVGWERGLVEAAEVEGKVRLVMDSEDGMELRARAAAHKEGAATAWSDGGSSRAAIARFLADVDSRQPQTRGDR from the coding sequence ATGGCGAACACCGTGATCCTGTACCCCGGCCTCACCGTGAGCCACTTCGTCCCCATGGTGCACCTCGCCGGCGCCCTCCTGGACCACGGCTACGCCGTCTCCGTCGCGCTCATCGACCCCGCCGTCAACGGGGACCCCGCCTTCCGCGCCGTCGTCGCCCGCGCGGTCGCCTCCATGCCGTCCCTCCGATTCCGCACGCTCCCGCCCTTCGAGGACGCGCCCACGCTGACCCCCGACGCGCCGTTCATCCCGAGGTACCTCGACATCGTCGGCCGCCACAACGACCGCCTCCGCGACTTCCTCCGCTCCTTTGCACGCGGCGTCCACGCCGTGGTCGTCGACTCGCTGTCCGTCGGGGCGCTCGGCATCGCCAAGCGGCTCGGGATCCCAGGTTACGTCATGTTCACCTCCGGCGCGGCCGCGCTCGCCGCCTTCGTCCAGCTTCCGTCCGTCCTCGCGGAGGTGCGGACGAGGTTCCAGGAGCTAGGCGACGCGCCGCTCGAGTTATTCGGCCTTCCGCCCATGCCTGCCTCCCACCTGCTCGGCGAATTGCTCGAGGACCCTGAGAGCGACACGTACAAGGCGGCGGTGACCGCGCTGTACGGGATCCCGGAGGGCGATGGCATCCTGGTGAACACGTTCGAGACGCTGGATGCTGGGGTGGTGGCGGCACTCGGCGACCCCCGGTGTCTCCCGGGACGGATCATGCCACCGGTGTACTGCGTCGGGCCATTAGTCGGGGGCGTCGGAAGCGAGGCGAAAGACCGGCATGAGTGCCTCACGTGGCTAGACGGGCAGCCGGACGGCAGCGTCGTGTTCCTCTGCTTCGGCAGCGGGGGAAGCCACTCGGCGGAGCAGCTCAAGGAGATCGCCGTCGGCCTGGAGAACTCCGGCCACCAGTTCCTGTGGGTCGTGGGAAATCCTTTCAACGACGACCAGGACCTCGATGCTCTCTTGCCGAACGGGTTCCTGGCCCGCACCAGAGGCCGCGGCCGCGCCGTCAAGCAGTGGGCGCCGCAGGCAGAGGTGCTCCGCCACAGAGCCACCGGCGCGTTCGTGacgcactgcgggtggaactcCGTGCTGGAGGGCGTGACGGCCGGCGTGCCGATGCTGTGCTGGCCGCTGTACGCGGAGCAGAAGATGAACACGCTGCGCATGGTGGGGGAGATGGGAGTCGCCGCGGAGATGGTCGGGTGGGAGCGGGGGCTGGTCGAGGCAGCCGAGGTGGAGGGCAAGGTGAGGCTGGTCATGGACTCCGAGGATGGCATGGAGCTCCGGGCGAGGGCCGCGGCACACAAGGAAGGCGCGGCCACGGCCTGGAGCGACGGCGGCTCGTCGCGCGCGGCGATTGCCAGGTTCTTGGCCGACGTCGACAGCCGGCAGCCTCAGACTCGCGGTGATCGGTGA